Genomic segment of Paenibacillus polymyxa:
TTTTGCACCAGGTGAGGGAAGGGGAGGCCGATGTTGGGTTGATCCTCGCGGACGATTCAAGCAATCCTGCGTTGCAGTGGATTACCATTCGAGAAGAACCGCTTGTGCTGATTGTCCATCCGAACCATCCGCTTATCGCTAAAGAGCGAATCGACCTGAATGATCTGGTTGATGCGGAGTGGATCATGCCCGAGCATACGTGCAACTACAGACAACTGCTGGAGAGAGTGCTTCGAGCAAATGGAATCACCTATCGCGTGAGTCTGGAGCTGGGTAATCCGGAAGCGATCAAACGGAGCATCAAGACTGGAGAGGGTATATCCATTCTACCTCTAATGGCTGCGCTGGAAGAGATTGAACGGGAAGAGTTAAAGGTGTTACCCTTTGAGCATGCCGAGCTCAAGCTGGAAATTCAGCTTGTTCTTCATCCCAAAAAGTGGGTGTCCAACGCATTGAGCTTTTTTATGGAGAGCATGAGAATATAGATTTTCCTCCACATCAAAATTAATATACAATACGAGCGCTTCCTAGTAGATACCAGAAGCGCTCAAAGTTTAACGTGCCGAAAGATGAGAACTTAGAAAGCAAAGATGAACCAAAGTTTATTCAAATCATCGACGTATTTTTTCTGAAAAATAAGCAATCAATATTTGTATTCAAAACTTGACAGCAAGTCATTTTTCACTAAATTAAATGCATGCGCATGTTTTTTTATTTGGTAATGTGCTAAACCATTCGGTTACTTAATGTTTAATTAGAACAAGATGATCGACCTTACT
This window contains:
- a CDS encoding LysR family transcriptional regulator, which gives rise to MILIKIFDGVARLDFIYLQTFREVAIRESFTRAAEVLGYAQSSVTTQIQKLEKTYQVKLFERYNNNKIRLTSAGEELFKLAGQMLELFEQSKEKLAKQGGGSMTIGTMDSIASYFLPPYMQATRKEYPDLNIRLHTDREEMILHQVREGEADVGLILADDSSNPALQWITIREEPLVLIVHPNHPLIAKERIDLNDLVDAEWIMPEHTCNYRQLLERVLRANGITYRVSLELGNPEAIKRSIKTGEGISILPLMAALEEIEREELKVLPFEHAELKLEIQLVLHPKKWVSNALSFFMESMRI